A part of Terriglobus roseus genomic DNA contains:
- a CDS encoding Fpg/Nei family DNA glycosylase, protein MPEGDTIYRSARALAKVLEGKHVTRFDTGYAHLAAVHDDRPLVGRLIEKVEARGKWLLIYLSGDLILVTHMLMSGSWHIYRTGEKWWMPKKAMRALLEVDGWQAVAFNVPVAEFHTAASLARKSSVPKLGPDILSEGYNADVGYAALKVRAASHPEDEIANVLLNQRVIAGLGNVYKSEVCFAARVHPFRMMKTISDDEMRQMADVAQRYMKANVVDGTGEGIVTYTGKRRTTHQTRREDRLWVYGRRGLECRRCGGVIEYRKQGSAVRSTYWCPECQPWVGDGTAVKGLDTPVRRVKMSC, encoded by the coding sequence ATGCCTGAAGGGGATACCATCTATCGGTCTGCTCGCGCGCTTGCGAAGGTGCTGGAGGGGAAGCATGTCACGCGGTTTGATACGGGGTATGCGCATCTGGCTGCGGTGCATGATGACCGGCCTTTGGTTGGGCGTTTGATTGAGAAGGTGGAGGCGCGGGGGAAGTGGCTGCTGATTTATCTCTCCGGCGATCTGATTCTTGTGACGCACATGTTGATGAGTGGTTCGTGGCATATCTATCGCACGGGTGAGAAGTGGTGGATGCCGAAGAAGGCGATGCGTGCGTTGCTTGAGGTGGATGGTTGGCAGGCGGTTGCTTTCAATGTGCCGGTTGCGGAGTTTCATACTGCGGCTTCGCTTGCTCGTAAGTCGAGTGTGCCGAAGCTTGGGCCGGATATTTTGTCTGAGGGGTATAACGCGGATGTTGGTTATGCCGCGTTGAAGGTGCGTGCGGCTTCGCATCCTGAGGATGAGATTGCGAATGTGTTGCTGAATCAGCGCGTGATTGCTGGCCTGGGGAACGTTTACAAGAGTGAGGTTTGTTTTGCTGCGCGGGTGCATCCGTTTCGGATGATGAAGACGATCAGCGATGACGAGATGCGACAGATGGCCGATGTTGCGCAGCGGTATATGAAGGCGAATGTGGTGGATGGTACGGGTGAGGGGATTGTGACCTATACCGGGAAGCGTCGGACGACGCACCAGACTCGCAGGGAAGATCGGCTTTGGGTGTATGGACGGCGTGGGTTGGAGTGTCGTCGTTGCGGTGGAGTGATTGAGTATCGCAAGCAGGGGAGTGCGGTGCGGTCTACTTATTGGTGTCCGGAGTGTCAGCCCTGGGTTGGGGATGGGACTGCTGTGAAGGGACTGGATACGCCTGTGCGGCGAGTGAAGATGAGTTGTTAG
- a CDS encoding HAD family hydrolase: protein MYEKPIHLVEGAFDAILFDCDGTLVESAPAWHLAITNALHPHSAPMPRDWYFARLGLSPADLMDDYEAAIGALNITREEFFNRCTTGYGEAAHALEEVTIVADVARAWQGKVPMAVVTNAQRVAVNGALTATGLISYFNTIVSIEDVRYGKPEPDIYLKAAELLNIAPARCLVLEDSNEGLTAAKRAGMQHIDIRNHWTPRWKRK, encoded by the coding sequence TTGTACGAAAAGCCGATCCATCTTGTAGAAGGCGCGTTCGACGCCATTCTCTTTGACTGCGACGGCACACTCGTCGAATCAGCGCCCGCATGGCATCTCGCCATTACCAACGCGCTCCATCCGCACTCCGCACCCATGCCGCGCGACTGGTACTTCGCACGCCTCGGCCTCTCCCCCGCCGATCTCATGGACGACTACGAAGCCGCCATCGGCGCACTCAACATCACACGCGAAGAGTTCTTCAACCGCTGCACCACCGGCTACGGTGAAGCCGCACACGCGCTCGAAGAAGTCACCATCGTTGCAGACGTGGCACGCGCATGGCAGGGCAAAGTCCCCATGGCCGTCGTCACCAACGCGCAGCGAGTAGCCGTCAACGGCGCACTCACCGCAACCGGCCTCATCAGTTACTTCAACACCATCGTCAGCATTGAAGACGTGAGATACGGCAAGCCCGAACCAGACATCTACCTCAAAGCTGCCGAACTCCTGAACATCGCACCCGCCCGCTGCCTCGTCCTCGAAGACTCAAACGAAGGCCTCACAGCAGCCAAACGCGCAGGCATGCAACACATCGACATCCGCAACCACTGGACCCCACGCTGGAAGCGTAAGTAA
- the holA gene encoding DNA polymerase III subunit delta: MPPLRSFASTDRFLTQLSTAEMRPGYVLLGDETFLYERARQGVLEKLVPQDLRDFCLHDLELGSETTIFEALDLAQTPSLMAPFQVIFIRGLKSLYGRGAKKEEFAALDRYFQSPNPQALILFVADHLTLPTDLRRMEREDKDRYDRIKETLGDHCGIVELQKVEEGDAARWVIGTAEERGVKCDPEAARELVDALAVDMMIIRSELEKLLLYVSAPVRENNLDATHFGHITLGDVETMVLAAKQRSLYELTDALSQRDRPRALSLLHGLLHASDGGEDSAIGHLYMLARTYRQMLIIHEKNVRDSRAIWQVLWQGFRMPPFAADVLIQQARRYKSRREISRAMRLIARADIELRSGPVDKTLVLERLILDLATEPRNGVFAESAQFALEM; the protein is encoded by the coding sequence GTGCCGCCGTTACGTTCATTTGCATCGACTGATCGCTTCCTCACCCAACTCAGCACCGCTGAGATGCGGCCGGGCTACGTCCTCCTGGGCGATGAGACCTTCCTCTACGAACGCGCGCGCCAGGGCGTGCTTGAAAAGCTCGTCCCGCAGGACCTTCGCGACTTCTGCCTGCACGATCTTGAACTCGGCAGCGAAACCACCATCTTCGAAGCGCTCGATCTCGCACAGACGCCATCTCTCATGGCGCCCTTCCAGGTCATCTTCATTCGCGGCCTCAAGAGCCTCTACGGTCGCGGCGCAAAGAAGGAAGAGTTCGCAGCACTCGATCGATACTTCCAGTCGCCCAACCCGCAGGCGCTCATCCTCTTCGTAGCCGATCACCTCACACTGCCCACGGACCTTCGCCGCATGGAGCGCGAAGACAAGGACCGCTACGACCGCATCAAGGAAACGCTCGGCGATCACTGCGGCATCGTGGAACTGCAAAAGGTAGAAGAGGGCGACGCCGCACGCTGGGTCATCGGCACCGCGGAAGAACGCGGCGTCAAATGCGATCCTGAAGCCGCACGCGAACTCGTCGACGCACTCGCCGTCGACATGATGATCATCCGCAGCGAGCTAGAAAAGCTGCTGCTCTACGTCAGCGCTCCCGTCCGCGAAAACAACCTCGACGCAACACACTTCGGACACATCACACTGGGCGACGTCGAAACGATGGTGCTTGCAGCCAAGCAGCGTTCACTCTACGAACTGACCGATGCGCTCTCGCAACGTGACCGCCCACGCGCACTCTCGCTTCTTCACGGACTTCTGCACGCCAGCGACGGCGGAGAAGACTCCGCAATCGGCCATCTCTACATGCTCGCGCGCACCTATCGCCAGATGCTCATCATCCACGAGAAGAACGTGCGCGACTCACGCGCCATCTGGCAGGTTCTCTGGCAGGGCTTCCGCATGCCGCCTTTCGCCGCAGACGTTTTGATCCAGCAGGCACGCCGCTACAAATCACGCCGCGAAATCTCGCGCGCCATGCGCCTCATCGCACGCGCGGACATCGAACTGCGCAGCGGCCCCGTTGATAAGACACTCGTGCTCGAGCGCCTCATCCTCGACCTCGCCACCGAACCGCGCAACGGCGTCTTTGCTGAGTCCGCACAGTTCGCACTGGAGATGTAA
- the lptE gene encoding LPS assembly lipoprotein LptE has product MLRSSLHKSALALTMLVGAASLTGCGYHVAGSATHVPANVRTLAVPIFKTNVVQYRTEVALTDATIRELNTRTKYRITSSDDPESADATLTGTILTQTVAPLTYDPSTGSTSSYLIQVTAKIVLTARDGHVLYQNDKLSFREQYQSTQDLSAFIQEDSAAVRRLSRDMASEIVADILNSF; this is encoded by the coding sequence ATGCTGCGATCTTCCCTGCACAAATCGGCACTGGCGCTCACAATGCTTGTGGGCGCCGCAAGCCTCACAGGCTGCGGATACCACGTCGCAGGCTCGGCCACGCACGTACCCGCCAACGTCCGCACGCTGGCCGTGCCCATCTTCAAAACCAACGTGGTGCAATACCGCACAGAAGTCGCACTCACCGACGCGACCATCCGCGAGCTCAACACCCGCACAAAATATCGCATCACCTCGTCTGACGATCCTGAGTCCGCCGACGCTACCCTCACAGGCACCATCCTCACCCAAACCGTCGCACCGCTCACCTACGATCCCAGCACAGGCTCCACATCCAGTTACCTCATCCAGGTCACAGCAAAAATCGTGCTCACCGCGCGCGACGGCCACGTCCTGTACCAAAACGACAAGCTCAGTTTCCGTGAGCAATACCAGTCCACGCAGGATCTAAGCGCCTTCATTCAGGAGGACAGCGCCGCCGTCCGTCGCCTCTCGCGCGATATGGCCAGTGAGATCGTCGCCGACATCCTGAACAGCTTCTAA
- the gltX gene encoding glutamate--tRNA ligase: protein MTSEFINKATAPVRVRIAPSPTGDPHVGTAYIGLLNYLFAKQRGGKFILRIEDTDRTRFVSTSEQMIFDSLRWVGLQWDEGPDVGGPVGPYRQSERTEIYREFCQKLIDSGAAYRAFETPEELEEERKAQMAAKTAPKYNGPSRYYTKEQAEEAIALGKPYTVRLRVPNGEKGPGISSTTFRDELRGDITFDHHNVDDQVLLKSDGYPTYHLANVVDDHLMGITDVIRAEEWISSTPKHVLLYQAFGWELPRFWHMPLLRNIDKSKISKRKNPVSLIYYRQAGFLPQALLNYLGLMGGGMAQPTEQEIVSKGLDMKLSDIFSIEDMKQKFDFQRISLGGPVFDLVKLKWMNGEYLRKLSPEDFFAALRQTILSDDYIKAIAPLVQTRIETLGQFGDMTGFFFADNIMPAPELFVPKKRTLEDTLAFAADLLTALEASDWTTEAIDAAVRGVLTAKEWSVKEGFMLLRAILTGSTASPPLLESLVVFGKARSLDRYRRFMEAQKKAAALANRGK from the coding sequence ATGACTTCCGAATTCATCAATAAAGCGACGGCGCCCGTCCGCGTCCGTATCGCACCGTCACCCACAGGTGATCCGCACGTCGGCACGGCTTATATCGGCCTGCTCAACTATCTATTCGCCAAGCAGCGTGGCGGCAAATTCATCCTCCGCATTGAGGACACCGACCGCACGCGCTTCGTCTCCACCAGCGAGCAGATGATCTTCGACTCCCTGCGTTGGGTCGGCCTCCAGTGGGACGAGGGTCCAGATGTCGGCGGCCCCGTCGGCCCCTATCGCCAGAGCGAACGCACCGAAATCTATCGCGAATTCTGCCAGAAGCTCATCGACAGCGGCGCAGCCTACCGCGCCTTCGAAACGCCGGAAGAGCTGGAAGAAGAACGCAAGGCCCAGATGGCCGCGAAGACCGCGCCCAAGTACAACGGCCCCAGCCGCTACTACACCAAGGAACAGGCCGAAGAAGCCATCGCCCTGGGCAAGCCATACACCGTGCGCCTCCGCGTGCCCAACGGCGAAAAAGGCCCCGGCATCTCGTCGACCACCTTCCGCGACGAACTTCGTGGCGACATCACTTTCGACCACCACAACGTGGACGATCAGGTGCTGCTCAAGTCTGACGGCTACCCCACCTATCACCTGGCCAACGTTGTTGACGACCACCTGATGGGCATCACTGACGTCATCCGCGCGGAAGAGTGGATCAGCTCCACACCCAAGCACGTTCTGCTCTACCAGGCTTTCGGCTGGGAACTGCCGCGCTTCTGGCACATGCCGCTCCTGCGCAACATCGACAAGAGCAAGATCAGCAAGCGCAAGAACCCCGTCTCGCTCATCTACTATCGCCAGGCCGGCTTCCTGCCACAGGCCCTGCTCAACTACCTCGGCCTCATGGGCGGCGGCATGGCACAGCCCACCGAGCAGGAGATCGTCAGCAAGGGCCTCGACATGAAGCTCTCCGACATCTTCTCCATCGAGGACATGAAGCAGAAGTTCGACTTCCAGCGCATCTCGCTCGGCGGTCCGGTCTTCGATCTGGTCAAGCTGAAGTGGATGAACGGCGAATACCTTCGCAAGCTGTCGCCGGAAGATTTCTTCGCCGCGCTGCGCCAGACCATCCTCAGCGACGACTACATCAAGGCCATCGCTCCGCTCGTGCAGACACGTATCGAAACGCTCGGCCAGTTCGGCGACATGACCGGCTTCTTCTTCGCGGACAACATCATGCCCGCACCGGAACTCTTCGTTCCCAAGAAGCGCACGTTGGAAGACACACTCGCCTTCGCCGCCGACCTGCTCACAGCACTCGAAGCCAGCGACTGGACCACTGAAGCCATTGACGCCGCTGTCCGTGGAGTTCTTACCGCAAAGGAATGGAGCGTCAAGGAAGGCTTTATGCTGCTGCGCGCCATCCTCACCGGCAGCACCGCATCGCCGCCGCTGTTGGAGTCGTTGGTCGTCTTCGGCAAGGCCCGTTCGCTGGATCGTTACCGGCGTTTCATGGAAGCGCAGAAGAAGGCCGCAGCGCTGGCCAACCGCGGAAAGTAA